Sequence from the Pontibacter pudoricolor genome:
CACTTGATGGTCTTCGAAATACTCCTGAAGCCGGCCGTTTATGTTCTCAAAAAATTCTATCGTTTCGCCTAGCCGAACCCGCGACCCGGCTCTCGATTTGCCTTTGGTCTTCAGGTATTTTATCTGGCTTTTACCCTGCTTTTTGCGCACCATATACGACCTGAAAACTTTATGGTCGCGGTTCACGCCATTCTCGAAATAGCCTAAGGCACAGTTGCCGGATTGTATCAGCAGAATCACATAGTTTACCTGCGGCTTAGCTATAGTTTGTTCTTTTGATGGCGGCGGAAGCGTGAGGGGCAACCGGAAAAAGAGCAGGTTGTTTCCTGCCTCATCCAGTAAAATAAGCCGGTGCTTTTCAGGGTCGTATTCCGTTCTTATACCTGCTTGCTGTATCGTTTTTAGTAAGTCGGCTGCTTTGTCCCTGGGCAGAAAACGGTTCATAAGTTAACGGGTAGTTTGCTTTCAGTAGCGCAGCAAGTTCGCAAAAAGATCCAGCATTATAAAAAACTATAGTTTTGGTTCAAGATCATCGAAGCGGTTTATAGTTTTAGAAATCTATAGCTCATGGCCTTGCATTGTACTCTCACCAACAACGGCACAGCACTATAAAAGCCCGATTTTATAGTGCAGACCGTTCGTTGAAGCCTGTAATGTCTAAAAACAAAACAGGTGCGAACTTTACGTCCGCACCTGCTGAGTTATAACCTTAATTACGTTACCGGTTATTTTTCCCGAACGAATCTATAAGTATAAACACCTTTTTTAGATGTTGTTTTTTCGCTTTCAGGCACATCGTACGGGAAACCTGCCCAGGCTTCTTCATCTTCCCATACCATTTCCGTATCCGATATCGATTTGATAACCCAATCGGTAGTCACGCTGCCCTGGGTAAGTTGTATATAGTTCGGATTATCTTTATCCGGGAAGCTATAGTTCCAGACGTCTTTTACATTGCTGCCCGGTAAAGTAACTGTCATTTTTTGTCCATCGAATTTGAAGTAAGCCTCCACATTCACGGAATCCTGATACATGATTGTATCATTTATGCTATAGTAAACTCTTTTCTGGAAATCGTTTGTCCAGTCGCCTCTCATATCAGCATCTACTTCCGATACCGGTGGTGGGGGAGTTGGTTCACCTTCGTCGTCGTTGCAGGAGCTTAAAGATAATAGAGCAAGCAGAGGCAGTAATAATAGCTTTTTCATAAAATATTTAATTGATAAGGATGTTTTGTTTTGCTGAATACACGTGTGAGTTGATCGTAGAAGATTGCTGTAAGAGCTGTGATAGCGCAAAAATCAAATATCTTTCAGCTACGCCTCATTCCGGTCAGGGTTTCAGATCGCTCACGTACTCAGGTAATGGTTATACTATTTTTATTCAGATATAGATATAACGGAATTTAAATTAGCGGGTTACTTAAAAAATATATTTTGATGCAAAAGGAGATACGTTTTTATCAAAAAGCGTGGCAGTAAGATGGGGTAAATGTCTGATAGATAGCTTTAAGGATAGATTTTGCAACTATACACAAAATTTAAAAATCCATTTTTAGTCTATGGTTCAGATTTGATTATAGCGCTTGATAATTGCATTTTAAAAATATCGAAGCCTGGCGGCATAGCGGCAGTAACTATAGCAATGCGTGTTGTGTAGTTACTTCCCGTCTGGTTTTTAGCTACAGTCAGTAGTTTTGGTTAAACTTCCAGCCAGGCAGTTGAATCCGGGGTGTGCGCTATAGTTGTAAAAGTACTGCGGGTGGGTAGGTCGAGGTAAGGATAAGTAACTTTAGAAAGATAGAGCCCCTGCGGGTAGGCGGGGGCTAAATGTTTTGGAGCGGACTCGCAGCGAAGGTACCTTTCAAATTCAGCTACAGGTAGCGTGCCGTTCCCCACTTTCAGCAGCTGGCCAACTACAATGCGGATCATCCTGCTCAGGTACCTGTTAGCCGAGATCCGGAAACGCAGCCTGTCGCCATTTTCGGTGATAAACCAACGGGCTTCTGTTACATAGCATAAAGTACTTTCCTGGTCGGCAGGCGTAAGGCAAAAATTCCGGTAGTCTGTATAGCGCAGGAGCAGGGCGTTAGCCGCTTTCATAGCCTCCAGGTTCAGGTTATGCAGCAGGTAAAGCGAACTCCCGTTGCTCAGAAAAGGGTCTTTGTAGGTGTGTATAAAGTAATCGTAACTTCTGGCTGTGGCATCAAACCGGGCATGAGGCAGGCCTTCCATGGGCATAATGTCAAAAACGGCAATGTCATCGGGCAACACCTTATTTAACCGGAACAGCATATCAAATTCCCACGGCTCCGCTACATCCAGATGAAAAAAGAACTGACTGGCATGCACCCCTGCATCGGTACGGCCGCACCCAACTATAGCCACGGGTCTTTTCAGTATTTTAGAGAGAGCGTCTTCTATTACTTCCTGCACGCTCAGGCCATAGGGGTGGCGCTGCCAGCCTTTATAGTTGGTGCCCTTATAACTGATATGGAAGAAATAACGCAAAGTATGGAGTTAAGAGCCGATGTAGTTGGCAAGATAAGCATCTTAAAGCAACTATAGCACTGCCGCGAATACGAAGAATATAACCGGGAAGCTGATCGATCGTTTAAAAAGAAAACAAACCTAATTAAACACTATGGACAGACGAGAAAGAGATCGCTACGACTACGGAAGCTATGAAGATTATCGCAATGATGCACATTATCATAGCGCCAGAAATTTAACTGATGAGTTTGAGCGGGACTACCGCAAAAGCCACCACGACGAGGGCGGCGGCCAGTACAACCGGGTGCATTCCTACCATGAAGGCGACATGGGCGATGCCTATGATAGAAGAAGCAGAGGTGAAAATAGCATGAGGGGAAATTCGGATTACCGCCAGAACAACCGGAACCAGCAGCGGAATTACCCTGAAAACATAAGCCGCGACCACGACAGGTTCGGCAATTACCAGGATGACTATAGAAACTACCGGGGCATGGACAGAAGCGACAGCATGGATAACAGCCGGTCGCTGCGCGGTAATGTACGCCAGGGGTATGGCATCTCTGACCACGAAGGTTCGTCAGACCGGTACAATACATTAAACAGTAACCAGTATAGTGGCGGCAGCGAAAATTACCGTTCCGATTACTCCGGCTCCCGTGAAGAGCGCAGCTCCCGTTTCGGAAGCGGTATGGGCGATTCGTCCATTCATTCTGATCGTGGCACTCCGAACTATAGCGGCAGCAGTTTTGCTGATGATTATGGTAACATGAACAGGGGTTACGGCAGACGTAACGATGGTGGAAGCTCAGGCTATTCAGGCAGTAATCGAGGCGGTTCGTTCGGAGACCAGAGCTATGGGGCATCTACCGGCAACTATAGTGGCTATGGCTCCAGGGGCAGCGGTTCATACAGCGGCAGAAGCGGTGAAAGTGCAGGCCGCAGCAACTCGCCGCGCAATTACAACCGCGACAGCAACGACTATGGCAGTTTATAACTATAAATTGAGATGACTATAACCAGCCGCTTCCGAAAGGTAGCGGCTGGTTTTTTTTATAAGCTATAGTTGTTTTTAGATACAGGAAGTAAGGCCTGTGTTTGATGTGAGGAGGATAATCTTACATACTGAACCGGGAAGTCCGGGGAAAAAGGCATTGCTGCTGACGACCCGAGATGCATCTCCCATCACTCTTAATAAAACTCTTCCAGCCACATTTTACGTGCTACGCCTACACCTACAAAATCTCCTTCGCCCTGGCCGCGCAATAATACGGCTACATTTTGCCCCTGGGTCAGTTCATTCATGTTAACAGACTTCCCGTCGAGACCAATAATTTCTGTTGTTGGTAAAACCAGTACATAGGCACGGTTGTAGCGCGAGTCAGGTGATGGCGCGCGTCCTTCAACTTCCATTACAAACTGCCCTTCATGATAGCGCAGCATAACAATTTGTCCCCGGATATCAACCCGTTGTGGCGCCAGGCTTCTTTTATTTTCTGTTTCCGTATTTTCAGTAGCTGTGCTGGTTCGGCAGCCGCTCAGCAATACTATACTTATCAAAAGTATAGTTAACAGTCTTTGTGTTATGTGTCTGTTTTCCATGTGTTTAACTTAGTTCTATTCTGTTTAACGACAGAGGAGCCGAACAGGGTTTAGCTAAAGTACAGCTTTTGTGATGGAAAACCAGAACGGTTTATCCGGCAGTAATTGCCTGTGTTTAGCACAGAAAACGGTTGCTATGGATGATCAGGTGAAACTATAGTTTATTCAGAAAGGCGCGAATTAAACAGGCAGAAGTTAAGGCGGTCATAAACCAAACTATAAAACAGCTAACTTGCACCCGACTGCTGCATTAAACGTGTAGCAAGCTTCCTCATCAACGCTCTAAAACCCGTTAAGGGATAAAATAAACTATGGCCAAATCCAGAAAGCTCAAAAACGTAACATTAGCACAGGTCTTCAAAACCATCATCTGGCCACGGAAAAAGTACCTTTCAATCGGGTTGGTGCTCATCATCATAAGCAGGCTGGCGGGCTTGGTATTGCCGGGCGCCAGTAAATACCTGATCGATGATGTAATTCCGAATAACGATGCGACCATGCTGAAGTGGCTTATAGTGGCCATAGTAGTAGCGATCTTTATCCAGTCGGTTACCTCGTTTGCACTTACACAAATACTGAGCGTGGAAGCGCAGCACCTGATCTCGCAGCTGCGGGCCAAAGTGCAGCGGCACATCATTCAGTTACCTATCCGCTTCTTCGATAATACCAAAACCGGCGAGCTGGTGTCGCGCATTATGACCGATGTGGAAGGCGTGCGCAACCTGGTCGGGACCGGATTTGCCCAGATGGTGGGCGGCGTACTTACTTCGGTCAT
This genomic interval carries:
- the truA gene encoding tRNA pseudouridine(38-40) synthase TruA, whose amino-acid sequence is MRYFFHISYKGTNYKGWQRHPYGLSVQEVIEDALSKILKRPVAIVGCGRTDAGVHASQFFFHLDVAEPWEFDMLFRLNKVLPDDIAVFDIMPMEGLPHARFDATARSYDYFIHTYKDPFLSNGSSLYLLHNLNLEAMKAANALLLRYTDYRNFCLTPADQESTLCYVTEARWFITENGDRLRFRISANRYLSRMIRIVVGQLLKVGNGTLPVAEFERYLRCESAPKHLAPAYPQGLYLSKVTYPYLDLPTRSTFTTIAHTPDSTAWLEV